The proteins below come from a single Oncorhynchus gorbuscha isolate QuinsamMale2020 ecotype Even-year linkage group LG12, OgorEven_v1.0, whole genome shotgun sequence genomic window:
- the LOC123991594 gene encoding solute carrier family 22 member 6-A-like: MERSMNFDEILSHIGGFGKFQKILYVWICLPQVLLAFHMLISVFTGAVPPHLCRSNNTTWALAASSDAFNFSLVTGPDDDPDLSCSAPGGVPSTPLAQLNHSTALALSDDHVTGVCQGGWEFSKETFHSTVATEWDLVCDNANLNNIGSSIYMFGLLVGAVLFGSLADKFGRRNIILVGLTIQSTFGVGAAFAPNFYIYVFLRFVVGTTISAVIMNAFVLGTEWTGSKHRMLAGIITDYFFGFGYITLAGLAYLIRDWRKLQLAISAPGFLFIFYIWVLPKSARWLMANQRNEEAMDLIRKAALMNGKPLQEDIEIHQGYNDMVKMEERKKDTVIDLVRTPKMRRNSCIMFYLWFVNVLVYYGLSLNISDFGMNIYLTQLIFGLVEMPARTITLFTLNRSRRISQLAFLAVGGLACLLTIFIPDDLSIIRTVLAMVGKFGITASLSIVYVYSAEVFPTVIRQSGIGMSSMCARAGGVLAPIIYLLRGVSKNAPMVLFGLCTLLGAALTLLLPETAHQPLADTIEDVEGSSISEESEEGNMKPALYEECPTRNPDIII; the protein is encoded by the exons ATGGAAAGAAGCATGAATTTTGACGAGATTCTTTCTCATATCGGTGGCTTTGGCAAGTTCCAGAAGATCTTGTATGTGTGGATTTGCCTACCCCAGGTCCTGCTGGCGTTCCACATGCTGATATCGGTCTTCACGGGGGCCGTCCCCCCTCATCTCTGTCGCTCCAACAACACCACCTGGGCCTTGGCCGCCAGCTCAGACGCATTTAACTTCAGCCTGGTTACAGGCCCAGACGATGACCCTgacctgtcctgctctgccccTGGGGGGGTCCCTAGCACCCCGCTAGCCCAGTTGAATCACAGCACCGCCCTGGCCCTTAGCGATGACCACGTCACCGGGGTTTGTCAAGGGGGATGGGAATTCAGCAAAGAGACCTTCCACAGCACCGTGGCAACTGAG TGGGATCTGGTGTGTGATAATGCCAATCTGAACAACATTGGTTCCTCAATCTACATGTTTGGTCTTCTGGTCGGCGCCGTGCTGTTTGGTTCCTTAGCTGATAA GTTTGGACGCAGGAACATCATCCTGGTTGGTTTGACTATCCAGTCAACCTTTGGGGTTGGTGCTGCTTTTGCCCCAAATTTCTACATTTATGTCTTTCTGCGCTTTGTGGTTGGAACAACTATTTCAGCTGTCATCATGAACGCATTTGTTTTAG GCACAGAGTGGACAGGATCAAAGCACCGGATGCTAGCTGGGATCATCACAGACTACTTCTTTGGGTTCGGCTACATCACCCTGGCAGGCCTGGCCTACCTCATCAGAGACTGGCGTAAGCTCCAACTGGCCATCTCAGCACCAGGCTTCCTCTTCATCTTCTACATCTG GGTCCTACCCAAGTCGGCTCGGTGGCTAATGGCCAACCAGAGGAACGAGGAGGCCATGGATCTGATCAGGAAAGCTGCTCTGATGAACGGCAAACCCCTGCAGGAGGACATAGAGATACATCAG GGGTACAACGATATGgtgaagatggaggagaggaaaaaggaCACAGTCATTGACCTGGTCCGTACGCCAAAAATGAGGAGGAATTCATGTATCATGTTTTACCTGTG GTTTGTCAACGTGCTGGTCTACTATGGCCTGTCCCTGAACATCTCTGACTTTGGGATGAACATCTACCTGACCCAGCTGATCTTTGGCCTGGTGGAGATGCCCGCCAGGACCATCACCCTCTTTACCCTGAACCGCTCCAGGAGGATATCCCAGCTAGCCTTCCTCGCTGTGGGAGGCCTGGCCTGCCTGCTAACCATCTTCATTCCTGATG atcTCTCCATTATTAGAACTGTCCTGGCTATGGTGGGGAAGTTTGGGATCACCGCCTCCTTATCCATCGTCTACGTCTACTCAGCAGAGGTCTTCCCTACTGTCATAAG GCAGAGTGGAATTGGTATGAGCTCCATGTGTGCCAGGGCAGGGGGAGTCCTGGCTCCCATCATCTACCTGCTGAGGGGTGTCAGTAAGAATGCTCCCATGGTGCTGTTTGGCCTGTGTACTCTGCTAGGTGCAGCCCTCACCCTGCTGCTGCCTGAGACAGCCCACCAGCCCCTGGCTGACACCATTGAGGATGTGGAGGGATCCAGCATCAG TGAGGAATCAGAGGAAGGGAACATGAAGCCAGCCCTCTATGAGGAATGTCCAACAAGGAACCCAGACATCATAATCTGA